One window of Dendropsophus ebraccatus isolate aDenEbr1 chromosome 13, aDenEbr1.pat, whole genome shotgun sequence genomic DNA carries:
- the ARHGAP11A gene encoding rho GTPase-activating protein 11A isoform X1, with product MKQTPDYQSLARLAVIQHLRSYGIKIKHWNSKVRAEPGKGGGHSGKVFGVPLHTLPHVNIPVYGNIPSFLVVVCKYLEDHVHTEGLFRKSGSVVRQKHLKSKLEKGEDGLSEAPPYDVASILKQFFRELPDPILPADLQDALSKAQNLGSVEERTSATMLISCLMSDQTVSILRYFFNFLHAVSRRYQENRMDSNNLAVIFAPNLLHSDDSEKISPSTEKKLRIQAAIVKTLIDHPADIGCVPEFLLEKIPGMLGVDVGADTPGPEASEEDVESPGERKRRRRRSVGDFVSGALNKLKTNRTPSSTPQTDRTVLSSMVTPLILTPSAKRKLPLDSAQGFSTKKRKSIKQNLTFDLLPSSLLGGGSTPASAAAEGSPCFSFEAPESSFSPSVSNLRRSKRRENRKVQRVESGKTGCFSPKISRTEMVRRSLRLRFSLGKSSKDVSTGFPSSVRSQNIGWRLANSLEFNISSSKTDVASSPAVSPFVSTGPKNISKSEENLLTPKKSDETNHRLSWTGPLHIRELCDKETPISGYLYAGNCYSEPVLVTGKPPVMPKQQISLTASSEEHENSSLCEEGESQVQSTVQRITKAFSESGSDLHMVVEGSKPAEVEESPECICDPHVESSAEDLSLDKAHVDVKGELRKEENSLVEKEPSAEDSGSESAAQDSEVVLKIVEESDCIADNVFAQEKEESFMEEPSDLSKPVCPASDDAHDTLAVSELILQKVVSTPAVFQGSQNPLPKPHRRTSRVSDHIHHFNKLCLNDHGVIPKLKSPIKLERTPVRQSVRRINSMAELKRQGSISQQKENTAASPMVKAVSCDGSLSSDMPLTRGKRRESSVDCSSIYSFRGNFRIPKQPVPNTPSSLNRPANPQKTVLEDLTNQHISLSSCKKSTATPNNNAKRILSGREHSRYRGSPKNPIAKVTFLPATKPLDL from the exons ATGAAGCAGACGCCTGACTATCAGAGCCTGGCACGGCTGGCAGTTATCCAGCACCTCCGCTCCTATGGCATCAAGATAAAACACTGGAACAGCAAGGTGCGGGCAGAGCCTGGCAAGGGAGGCGGCCATAGT GGTAAGGTGTTTGGCGTGCCTCTTCATACCCTGCCACACGTGAATATTCCAGTGTATGGAAATATACCATC GTTTCTCGTTGTTGTTTGCAAGTACCTGGAGGATCATGTACACACTGAAGGACTTTTTAGGAAGTCTGGGTCTGTTGTGAGGCAGAAACACTTAAAG TCAAAACTGGAAAAGGGAGAGGATGGTCTGTCAGAAGCTCCTCCTTATGATGTCGCTAGCATCCTCAAGCAGTTCTTCAGGGAATTACCGGATCCTATACTGCCTGCAGATCTTCAGGACGCTTTGTCCAAGGCCCAGAATTTGGGAAGTGTTGAGGAGAGGACTTCTGCAACCATGCTCATCTCCTGCCTAATGTCTGACCAGACAGTATCCATCTTGCGATACTTCTTCAACTTTCTGCATGCTGTGTCCAGAAG ATATCAAGAAAATAGAATGGACAGCAATAACCTGGCAGTGATATTTGCTCCTAATCTCCTACATTCGGATGACAGCGAGAAGATCTCTCCCAGCACAGAGAAGAAGTTACGTATTCAAGCAGCGATTGTAAAAACACTTATAGACCATCCTGCAGATATCG gatgtgTTCCTGAGTTTCTACTTGAAAAGatcccaggcatgctgggagtggaTGTGGGAGCTGACACTCCTGGACCCGAGGCATCTGAAGAAGATGTAGAGTCTCCTGGAGAGAGGAAAAGAAGAAGGCGGAGAAGTGTTGGAG ATTTTGTTAGTGGAGCATTGAATAAACTTAAAACTAATAGAACACCTTCCTCTACTCCTCAGACagacaggactg TGCTGAGTTCCATGGTAACTCCGTTAATTCTTACACCAAGTGCAAAAAGAAAGCTGCCTTTAGACTCTGCACAGGGATTTTCTACTAAAAAGAGGAAATCCATTAAACAGAATCTGACTTTTGATCTGCTGCCAAGCAGTCTCCTTGGTGGAGGCTCAACACCAGCTTCAG CTGCAGCTGAGGGAAGTCCTTGTTTTTCCTTTGAAGCCCCAGAATCCTCTTTTTCACCATCGGTTAGCAATCTAAGGCGCAGCAAAAGGCGAGAAAACCGAAAAGTACAGAG AGTGGAATCGGGGAAAACAGGCTGCTTCTCTCCTAAAATAAGTCGGACGGAGATGGTCCGCCGGTCACTTCGTCTGAGATTCAGTTTAGGGAAGAGTAGCAAGGATGTG AGCACTGGGTTTCCCTCCAGTGTGCGCTCTCAAAACATTGGCTGGAGACTTGCAAACTCACTAGAGTTTAATATTTCTTCAAGCAAGACCGATGTTGCTTCTTCACCAGCTGTCAGTCCATTTGTAAGTACAG GCCCCAAAAATATAAGTAAATCAGAAGAAAACTTATTGACCCCTAAAAAATCTGATGAGACTAACCATCGTCTGTCTTGGACTGGTCCGCTTCATATTAGAGAGTTGTGTGACAAGGAGACTCCTATAAGTGGATACCTCTATGCTGGAAACTGCTATTCTGAGCCTGTTCTTGTGACTGGGAAGCCCCCCGTCATGCCCAAACAGCAGATAAGCCTTACAGCAAGCTCTGAAGAACATGAGAATTCCTCCCTCTGCGAGGAAGGAGAGAGTCAGGTACAGAGCACTGTACAGAGAATCACAAAGGCTTTTTCAGAATCTGGGAGCGATCTTCATATGGTGGTTGAGGGTTCAAAGCCTGCAGAAGTAGAAGAGAGTCCCGAATGTATCTGTGATCCTCATGTGGAGTCTTCAGCTGAGGATTTAAGCTTGGACAAGGCGCACGTTGATGTCAAAGGGGAGTTGCGTAAAGAAGAGAATAGCCTTGTTGAAAAGGAACCAAGTGCAGAAGACAGCGGCTCTGAGAGCGCTGCTCAAGATTCAGAAGTTGTATTAAAGATTGTGGAGGAAAGTGACTGCATCGCTGATAATGTATTTGCACAAGAGAAAGAGGAAAGCTTCATGGAGGAACCTAGTGACTTGAGTAAGCCAGTCTGTCCAGCTTCTGATGATGCCCATGACACACTGGCAGTATCAGAGTTAATATTGCAAAAGGTTGTGTCCACCCCAGCTGTTTTTCAGGGTTCTCAAAATCCTCTTCCTAAGCCTCACCGTAGAACCAGCAGAGTGTCGGACCATATACACCACTTCAATAAACTCTGCCTAAATGATCATGGGGTCATCCCGAAACTAAAGTCCCCCATCAAATTGGAGCGTACACCTGTTCGCCAGTCTGTCCGCCGCATAAATTCCATGGCGGAGCTAAAAAGACAGGGGAGCATCAGTCAGCAGAAAGAAAACACTGCTGCCTCCCCAATGGTCAAAGCGGTTAGCTGCGATGGATCATTGTCATCTGATATGCCTTTAACCAGGGGGAAAAGGCGCGAATCCTCTGTGGATTGTTCATCAATTTATTCTTTTCGAGGGAACTTTAGGATTCCCAAGCAGCCTGTACCGAATACACCTAGCTCTCTCAATCGCCCTGCAAACCCACAAAAAACTGTATTGGAGGATCTGACCAATCAGCATATATCCCTGTCCTCCTGCAAGAAATCTACTGCAACGCCCAATAATAATGCAAAGCGCATCCTATCTGGTAGAGAGCATAGTCGCTACAGGGGGTCACCAAAGAACCCAATAGCAAAAGTTACTTTCCTGCCAGCTACCAAGCCTTTAGACTTGTAA
- the ARHGAP11A gene encoding rho GTPase-activating protein 11A isoform X2 → MKQTPDYQSLARLAVIQHLRSYGIKIKHWNSKVRAEPGKGGGHSGKVFGVPLHTLPHVNIPVYGNIPSFLVVVCKYLEDHVHTEGLFRKSGSVVRQKHLKSKLEKGEDGLSEAPPYDVASILKQFFRELPDPILPADLQDALSKAQNLGSVEERTSATMLISCLMSDQTVSILRYFFNFLHAVSRRYQENRMDSNNLAVIFAPNLLHSDDSEKISPSTEKKLRIQAAIVKTLIDHPADIGCVPEFLLEKIPGMLGVDVGADTPGPEASEEDVESPGERKRRRRRSVGVLSSMVTPLILTPSAKRKLPLDSAQGFSTKKRKSIKQNLTFDLLPSSLLGGGSTPASAAAEGSPCFSFEAPESSFSPSVSNLRRSKRRENRKVQRVESGKTGCFSPKISRTEMVRRSLRLRFSLGKSSKDVSTGFPSSVRSQNIGWRLANSLEFNISSSKTDVASSPAVSPFVSTGPKNISKSEENLLTPKKSDETNHRLSWTGPLHIRELCDKETPISGYLYAGNCYSEPVLVTGKPPVMPKQQISLTASSEEHENSSLCEEGESQVQSTVQRITKAFSESGSDLHMVVEGSKPAEVEESPECICDPHVESSAEDLSLDKAHVDVKGELRKEENSLVEKEPSAEDSGSESAAQDSEVVLKIVEESDCIADNVFAQEKEESFMEEPSDLSKPVCPASDDAHDTLAVSELILQKVVSTPAVFQGSQNPLPKPHRRTSRVSDHIHHFNKLCLNDHGVIPKLKSPIKLERTPVRQSVRRINSMAELKRQGSISQQKENTAASPMVKAVSCDGSLSSDMPLTRGKRRESSVDCSSIYSFRGNFRIPKQPVPNTPSSLNRPANPQKTVLEDLTNQHISLSSCKKSTATPNNNAKRILSGREHSRYRGSPKNPIAKVTFLPATKPLDL, encoded by the exons ATGAAGCAGACGCCTGACTATCAGAGCCTGGCACGGCTGGCAGTTATCCAGCACCTCCGCTCCTATGGCATCAAGATAAAACACTGGAACAGCAAGGTGCGGGCAGAGCCTGGCAAGGGAGGCGGCCATAGT GGTAAGGTGTTTGGCGTGCCTCTTCATACCCTGCCACACGTGAATATTCCAGTGTATGGAAATATACCATC GTTTCTCGTTGTTGTTTGCAAGTACCTGGAGGATCATGTACACACTGAAGGACTTTTTAGGAAGTCTGGGTCTGTTGTGAGGCAGAAACACTTAAAG TCAAAACTGGAAAAGGGAGAGGATGGTCTGTCAGAAGCTCCTCCTTATGATGTCGCTAGCATCCTCAAGCAGTTCTTCAGGGAATTACCGGATCCTATACTGCCTGCAGATCTTCAGGACGCTTTGTCCAAGGCCCAGAATTTGGGAAGTGTTGAGGAGAGGACTTCTGCAACCATGCTCATCTCCTGCCTAATGTCTGACCAGACAGTATCCATCTTGCGATACTTCTTCAACTTTCTGCATGCTGTGTCCAGAAG ATATCAAGAAAATAGAATGGACAGCAATAACCTGGCAGTGATATTTGCTCCTAATCTCCTACATTCGGATGACAGCGAGAAGATCTCTCCCAGCACAGAGAAGAAGTTACGTATTCAAGCAGCGATTGTAAAAACACTTATAGACCATCCTGCAGATATCG gatgtgTTCCTGAGTTTCTACTTGAAAAGatcccaggcatgctgggagtggaTGTGGGAGCTGACACTCCTGGACCCGAGGCATCTGAAGAAGATGTAGAGTCTCCTGGAGAGAGGAAAAGAAGAAGGCGGAGAAGTGTTGGAG TGCTGAGTTCCATGGTAACTCCGTTAATTCTTACACCAAGTGCAAAAAGAAAGCTGCCTTTAGACTCTGCACAGGGATTTTCTACTAAAAAGAGGAAATCCATTAAACAGAATCTGACTTTTGATCTGCTGCCAAGCAGTCTCCTTGGTGGAGGCTCAACACCAGCTTCAG CTGCAGCTGAGGGAAGTCCTTGTTTTTCCTTTGAAGCCCCAGAATCCTCTTTTTCACCATCGGTTAGCAATCTAAGGCGCAGCAAAAGGCGAGAAAACCGAAAAGTACAGAG AGTGGAATCGGGGAAAACAGGCTGCTTCTCTCCTAAAATAAGTCGGACGGAGATGGTCCGCCGGTCACTTCGTCTGAGATTCAGTTTAGGGAAGAGTAGCAAGGATGTG AGCACTGGGTTTCCCTCCAGTGTGCGCTCTCAAAACATTGGCTGGAGACTTGCAAACTCACTAGAGTTTAATATTTCTTCAAGCAAGACCGATGTTGCTTCTTCACCAGCTGTCAGTCCATTTGTAAGTACAG GCCCCAAAAATATAAGTAAATCAGAAGAAAACTTATTGACCCCTAAAAAATCTGATGAGACTAACCATCGTCTGTCTTGGACTGGTCCGCTTCATATTAGAGAGTTGTGTGACAAGGAGACTCCTATAAGTGGATACCTCTATGCTGGAAACTGCTATTCTGAGCCTGTTCTTGTGACTGGGAAGCCCCCCGTCATGCCCAAACAGCAGATAAGCCTTACAGCAAGCTCTGAAGAACATGAGAATTCCTCCCTCTGCGAGGAAGGAGAGAGTCAGGTACAGAGCACTGTACAGAGAATCACAAAGGCTTTTTCAGAATCTGGGAGCGATCTTCATATGGTGGTTGAGGGTTCAAAGCCTGCAGAAGTAGAAGAGAGTCCCGAATGTATCTGTGATCCTCATGTGGAGTCTTCAGCTGAGGATTTAAGCTTGGACAAGGCGCACGTTGATGTCAAAGGGGAGTTGCGTAAAGAAGAGAATAGCCTTGTTGAAAAGGAACCAAGTGCAGAAGACAGCGGCTCTGAGAGCGCTGCTCAAGATTCAGAAGTTGTATTAAAGATTGTGGAGGAAAGTGACTGCATCGCTGATAATGTATTTGCACAAGAGAAAGAGGAAAGCTTCATGGAGGAACCTAGTGACTTGAGTAAGCCAGTCTGTCCAGCTTCTGATGATGCCCATGACACACTGGCAGTATCAGAGTTAATATTGCAAAAGGTTGTGTCCACCCCAGCTGTTTTTCAGGGTTCTCAAAATCCTCTTCCTAAGCCTCACCGTAGAACCAGCAGAGTGTCGGACCATATACACCACTTCAATAAACTCTGCCTAAATGATCATGGGGTCATCCCGAAACTAAAGTCCCCCATCAAATTGGAGCGTACACCTGTTCGCCAGTCTGTCCGCCGCATAAATTCCATGGCGGAGCTAAAAAGACAGGGGAGCATCAGTCAGCAGAAAGAAAACACTGCTGCCTCCCCAATGGTCAAAGCGGTTAGCTGCGATGGATCATTGTCATCTGATATGCCTTTAACCAGGGGGAAAAGGCGCGAATCCTCTGTGGATTGTTCATCAATTTATTCTTTTCGAGGGAACTTTAGGATTCCCAAGCAGCCTGTACCGAATACACCTAGCTCTCTCAATCGCCCTGCAAACCCACAAAAAACTGTATTGGAGGATCTGACCAATCAGCATATATCCCTGTCCTCCTGCAAGAAATCTACTGCAACGCCCAATAATAATGCAAAGCGCATCCTATCTGGTAGAGAGCATAGTCGCTACAGGGGGTCACCAAAGAACCCAATAGCAAAAGTTACTTTCCTGCCAGCTACCAAGCCTTTAGACTTGTAA